The Mangifera indica cultivar Alphonso chromosome 8, CATAS_Mindica_2.1, whole genome shotgun sequence genome has a window encoding:
- the LOC123224551 gene encoding myb-related protein 308-like: MGRAPCCSKVGLHRGPWTPREDTLLTKYIQAHGEGHWRSLPKKAGLLRCGKSCRLRWMNYLRPDIKRGNITPDEEDLIIRLHALLGNRWSLIAGRLPGRTDNEIKNYWNTHLSKRLRNQGTDPKTHRKLSDEAVSQDARKRRNSKNNNHRRSQNYNRNKTNPSVEPLKHQVHLPKPIRVTSFVVPINESFKFNNLSHGDGDGEVGTTEVPCYSFKDSDNGAGFLVGDNDDIVNGSDFDYQMSQVFTGENTLEKLYEEYLQILKNEDDQVQLDSFAESLLI; the protein is encoded by the exons ATGGGAAGGGCTCCTTGTTGTTCTAAGGTTGGGTTGCATAGAGGTCCGTGGACTCCAAGAGAAGACACTTTGCTTACCAAATACATTCAAGCACATGGTGAAGGTCACTGGAGATCATTGCCTAAAAAAGCTg GGCTTCTTAGGTGTGGAAAGAGTTGCAGATTAAGATGGATGAACTATCTAAGACCAGACATAAAGAGAGGGAACATAACTCCTGATGAGGAAGATCTTATTATCAGACTGCATGCGCTACTTGGGAATCGATGGTCTCTCATTGCAGGAAGGCTTCCGGGTCGAACCGATAACGAGATAAAGAATTATTGGAATACCCATCTCAGCAAAAGACTGAGAAACCAAGGAACCGACCCAAAAACCCATAGGAAATTATCAGATGAGGCAGTTAGTCAAGATGCAAGGAAGAGAAGAAATAGCAAAAACAATAACCATAGAAGGAGCCAgaattataatagaaataaaaccAATCCATCAGTGGAGCCACTAAAACACCAGGTCCATCTCCCAAAGCCAATTAGGGTTACTTCTTTCGTTGTACCaataaatgaaagttttaaGTTCAATAATTTATCGCATGGCGACGGAGATGGAGAAGTGGGTACTACAGAAGTTCCTTGTTATAGTTTCAAAGATAGCGACAACGGAGCTGGATTCCTTGTAGGCGATAATGATGACATAGTTAACGGAAGTGATTTTGACTACCAAATGTCTCAGGTATTCACCGGTGAAAACACGTTAGAGAAGCTTTACGAAGAATATCTACAGATTTTGAAGAATGAAGATGACCAAGTTCAGCTCGATTCATTTGCTGAATCattgttaatttga